ACACGGGCGCTCACGCGGTGACGGTGCCGGGCACCGCCCGCGGCTGGGAGGCGACCGCCGAACGCTTCGGTCGCAAGTCCCTCGCCGACCTGCTCCAGCCGGCGATCCGCTACGCGACGGAGGGCTACCCCGTCTCGGAGGTCGTCTCCGCCCAGTGGCAGCACGGCGAGGAACTGTTCGAGACGGAGAACGCTCGCGACGCCTTCCTGTTCGACGGCGAGGCACCCGACGTGGGCCAGCACGTCACGCTCCCGAAGCTCGGCGCGTCGCTGGAGCTGATCGCCGAGGAGGGCGCCGACGTAGTGTACGAGGGCGAGATCGCCGAACAGATCGCCGCCGAGGTGCAGGAGCAGGGCGGCTTCATGACCGTCGACGACCTCGCGGCGTTCGAGCCGGAGTTCCCCGAGCCCGTCTCGACCACGTACAACGGCACCGAGGTGTACGAACTCCCGCCGAACAACCAGGGGCTCATCGCGCTTGAGGCGCTCAACATCGCCGAGGAACTGGGCGCCGCCGAGTACGACTACGACTCGCCCGAGCGCGTCCACTACTTCTCAGAGGCGCTGAAGCTGGCGTTCCACGACGGCCACCGCTACATCACCGACCCCGAGTTCGAGGACCACCCGCCGCTCGCGAGCAAGGATTGGGCCGCCACGCGCGCCCAGGAGGTCGGCGAGGAGTGCAACGACGACGTGACGTTCGGCGTCCCCGACGCGAACGCCGAGGACGCCGACACGGTCCTGCTGTGCGTCGCCGACGACGAGGGCAACGTCGTCTCGTACATCAACTCCCGGTTCGCCGGCTTCGGCTCCGGCGTCGTCGCCGGCGACACCGGCATCGCGCTCCAGAACCGCGGGTCGTCGTTCTCGCTCGACCCCGACCACCCGAACTCGCTGCAGCCAGGCAAGCGTCCGTTCCACACGCTCATCCCCGCGCTGGCGGACTTCGCGCCCGACGACGACGCGACGGACGACTGGGCCGCCTTCGGCGTCATGGGCGGCTACATGCAGCCGCAGGGGCACGTGCAGCTGATCTCCAACATCGTGGACTACGACCAGCCGCTCCAGACGGCGCTCGACAGCGCCCGCTGGCGCTACCGTGAGGAGGGGAGTCTGGCGTTGGAGCCGCAGTTCGACGGCAACGTCGCGTCGAAACTGGTGCGCAAGGGCCACGACGTGAAGACGCTCCCGCCGGCGCTGTTCGGCGGCGCCCAGATCGTCCGCAACGAAGACGGCGTCCTCTCGGGGGCGACCGAACCCCGCAAGGACGGCAACGCGCAGGGGTACTGAGTCGCGGTCAGACGCGCCCGACCCATCACTCGATAGCGGACCCCGGCCCGACACCGACAATCGACACGCTCATTCGACCGTCGGCCCTTCTCGCGCCCGTGCCACAGTCCCCGCGCAGTCACGAGGACCGCGACCGCTTCGGCTTCGACGAGACGCGGGACTACCTCGGCGCGGCGGTCGCCGCCCTCTTGCCGGCGCCGCTGGTCGCCCGCGGACTGTCGATAGCCGTCGAGACCGACCGTGAGGTGTACGCGCCCGGCGACCCCGTCTCCGTGCGGGTCGTCATGCGAAACCGCTTCCCCGTCCCGATCGCGGTGTCGACGCCGTCGCGCCGCCTGTGGGGGTGGGAGGTCGACGGCGCGCTGGAGGCCAGCGAGGAACCGCGGCGCGACCCCGGCGGCTCGGGGGCGCTGTCGTTTCGCGCCCGCGAGCGCAAGACCCGCGAGTGGACGTGGGACGGGCGCGTGACGCGCCGCGACGACCGCGGGACGCGCTCGTCGCCGCTGGAGCGCGGCGACCACGAGATCCGTGCGTTCGTCGCGACCGCTCGCGAGCGGCCGGAGGCACGGACGACGTTCCGCGTGGAGTGACACCTCGCGTCGCCACGACGGCGCGGCTGGTCGCCTGACGACGTGTCGTCCTCGAAAACGAATCTCGCCCGGAGCGACGGCCTCAGTCGTCGGCGGGCGCGGGCGCCTCGATGTCCTCGCGGTGGAGGTGGCAGGCCGCGAAGTGCTCGCCGTCGCCGACCGTCGGCTCGACTGCGTACGACGGCTTCTCGGTCGCACAGATGCTCGCGTCCGCGAACGTGGAGACGAGTCGCTCGCTGGCGGCGTCCCACTCGTCGTCGGCGATCTCTTCGATGGCTGTCTCGACGGTCGAGCCCGCGCTCCCCGAGGGCGTCCCGTCGGGGAAGAACTGTGCGCGGACGCTCTGGCCGTCGGCCGCCTCGAACGTGCGGCGTTTCACTGCGCGGGCGAACTCGCGGACCGCCGCCCACTCGTCGTCGCTCATCGAGAACTCGTCGGGCTGGATGAGCTTCGGACAGCGCGTCCGGAACCGGCAGCCCGACGGCGGTTCGATGGGCGAGGGCACGTCGCCTTCGAGCACGCTCCGGGTGCCCGTGGCGCGCGGGTCCGGCACCGGGATGGAGTCGAGCAGCGCCTCGGTGTACGGGTGTTTGGGGTGCTCGAACAGCTCCTCGGTCTCGGCGAGTTCGACCATCTGCCCGAGGTACATCACGGCGACGCGGTCGGAGATGTGCCGGATGACGCTCAGGTCGTGTGCGATGAACAGGTAGGTGAGCCCGAACTCGTCTTGGAGCTCCTGCATCGTGTTGAGCACCTGCGCCTGGATCGACACGTCGAGCGCCGACACCGGCTCGTCACAGACGATGAAGTCGGGGTTGACCGACAGCGCGCGGGCGAGGTTGATGCGCTGGCGCTGGCCGCCGGAGAACTGGTGCGGGTAGCGGTTGTAGTGGTGCGGGTCGAGCCCCACCTTCTCCAGCAGTTCGCGGGCGCGCTCCTCGCGCTCGCCCTCGTACAGCCCGTGGGCCTTCATCGGCTCCTCGACGATGGGGCCGACCTTCATCCGCGGGTCCAGGCTCGACTGCGGGTCCTGGAAGATCATCTGCATGTCGCGGCGGCACTCCCGGAGGTCCGAACCGGACAGCTCCGCGAGGTTGTCGCCGTTGAAGTACACCGCCCCGTCCGTCGGGTCGACGAGTCGGAGGATCGTTCGCGCGAGCGTCGACTTCCCACAGCCGGACTCGCCGACGAGGCCGAGCGTCTCCCCGCGCTTCACGTCGAAGCTCACGTCCTCGACGGCGCGCACGGGCGGTTCGTCCCACAGCCCCGACAGCATCCCGTCGGACTGGCTGAAGTGCTTCGTCAGCCCCTGGACGCTGAGGATCGTGTCCTCGTCTTCGACCGCGGCGGCGCCGTTGCCGAGGACGTCGCCGTCACTCATCGGTCTCACCTCCGGCGTCGGCCGCTTCGGCAGCGTCGGCGCCGCGCATCTCCGCGAGGCCGCCGGCGAAGGCGCCGGTCGCCTCCGTCTCCAGCGGCTCGCTGTGCTCGTAGCCCACGTCCTCGTACTTGATGCACGAGACGGAGTGTGGCTGCTCGACGGACTCACTCACGTCGTGGAACTGCGGGTGGAACTCCTTGCACGCCTCCCGGGCCTCCGGGCAGCGCGTGTGGAACCGACAGCCCGACGGCGGGTTGATCGCCTCGGGCATCACGCCCTTGATCGGGTCGAGCGCCTCGACCGACCGGTCGGGGCGCGGCATCGACCGCAGCAGCGCCTCGGTGTAGGGGTGTTTCGTGTCGTGGAACATGTCGTCGACCTCGGCCTCCTCGACGACCTCGCCGAGGTACATCACGTTCACGCGGTCGCAGATCTCCGCGACCACGCCCATGTCGTGGGTGACCCACAGGAACGCGGTGTTGTACCGCTCCTGGAGGTCGCTGACCAGATCGAGGATCTGCCCCTCGACGGTCACGTCGAGCGCGGTCGTCGGCTCGTCGGCGATGATGAGCCGCGGCTCACACGCCAGCGCCATCGCGATGAGGACGCGCTGGCGCATCCCACCGGAGAACTCGTGGGGGTAGTCGTCGTAGCGGATCTCCGGCTCCGGGATACCGACCTCGCGGAGCATGTCGACGGCGATCGTTTTCGCCTCCTTGGCGCCGACGTCGCGGTTCAACTCGATGAACTCCCGAAGCTGGTCGCCCACCTTGAATACGGGGTTGAGCGACTCCATCGGGTCCTGGAACACGATCGCGATCTCGCGACCGCGGACCTGCTCGCGCATCTCCCGGTTGGTGAGCATCTCGTCGGACGGCTCCATCCGTCCGTCGGGCGTCTCTTGGATGTCGACCAGCTTCTTCCCGTCGAACGTGACGGTCCCGTCGACGATCCGTCCGGGCTCTTCGACGAGGCGCATGATCGACTGCGCGGCGACGGACTTCCCGGCGCCTGACTCGCCGACCAGTCCGACGAGTTCGCCCTCGCCGACCTCGAAGTTCACGCCGTCGACCGCGCGCACGGTGCCTTCTTCGGTGAAGAACTGGGTCTTCAGGTTCTCGACTTTGAGTAGTGGTTCGGACATCAGTTGTTGATACGGGGGTCAAGCGCGTCGCGCAGACCGTCGCCGAGGAGGTTGAAGCCCACCACGGTCACGAGGATGGCCACCCCGGGCCAGATACTGAACCACGGGTCCGGCAGCATGTAGTCACGTGACTGTGAGAGCATCTGCCCCCACGACGGCGTGGGAGGCTGTGCGCCGTACCCGAGGAACGACAGCCCGGCGACGATTAAGATTGCGACGCCGATCTGCAGGGTCGCCTGGACGAGCACGGGGGCGAAGCTGTTCGGGATGACGTGCCGGAAGATGATGTTCCGGTCGCGCACGCCGGCCGCGCGGGCGGCCTCGATGTAGTCCTCTTCACGCACCGACAGCACCCGCGACCGGATGAGTCGGGCGAACGTCGGGATGTTCGCGATCCCGACGCCGATCATCGCGAACGTGAGGTTGCGACCGAACGCGACCATGAACACGATGACGAGCACGAGGAACGGGATGGCGTACAGCGTCTCGACGGCGCGCATCAGCACGTCGTCGATGCGGCCACCGTAGTAGCCGGCGACCGAGCCGACGATCATCCCGAACACCAGCGAGATGGTCGTCGCGACGACGCCCACGGAGATGGCGATGCGCGTCCCGTAGAACAGCCGTGCGAGGATGTCGCGCCCGCGGTCGTCGGTGCCGAGCGGGTGCGCCCACGTCCCCTCGCCGAAGACGTTCGTCGTCATCGCCGGCGGCAGCAACTGCGAGCCGACCTCGGCGTTCGGGCTCACCCACACCGCCTGTGCGATGGCGTACTGTTCGATGCCGAACAGCGGGAGGACGATCTGATCGAGGAAGGCGACGGCGGCGACGAACGTCGCGACGCCGATGATCGCCAGCCCAGCCAGCGCCGTCGGGTCGCGACGGACCTGCTTGACGGTGTAGCGCCATCCGACGTTCGCCGCCGGCTGGTCGTCGTCGGCGTCGATCGCCTGCGATTCGCCGTCGGTTCGGGCCTCGGTGTCGGTAGTGGTCGCCATCAGTCGGCCTCCTCGAAGGTGACGCGCGGGTCGATGTACGCGTACGAGAGGTCGGTGAGGATGACCCCGACGACGAACACCAGGCCGAGCACGAGCGTCGTGCCGACCACCAGCGCGAAGTCCTGGTTGTTGATCGCGGTGATGATGAGCGTCCCCATCCCGTTGATGGAGAAGACGGTCTCGGTCAACACCGCCCCGCCGATTGCGCTGGTGAGCTGGAGGCCCAGCAGCGTGATGAGCGGGAGCTGTGCGTTACGGAAGGCGTGCTTGCGGAGGATCGTGGACTCCTTGACGCCGTAGGCGCGTGCGAGCTTCACGTACTCCTCGCCGAGCACCTCCAGCATCGACGAGCGCTCGATCCGCGTGAGCGCGGCCATCTGGAGGGTACCGAGCGATAGCGTCGGCAACACCAGGTGGTGCAGCGACTCGAGGATCACGTCGAGTTGGCTGTCGACGCCGACCTCGGCGGGCGAGGCCCACGGGAGGACGAGATTCGTCGCGGGGAACCAGTTCACTTGGTACGCGAACAGGATGATGAGGACCAGACCGATCCAGAACGACGGCGTCGAGACACCGAGCAGCGCCACGATCCGTGCGACGTGGTCGGTCGGCTTGTTCCGCCGCTGTGCGGAGATGATCCCCAGTGGAATCGACGTGACGATGGCGAACGCGAAGCTCGACACGAGCAGGAGCACGGTCACCGGCAGCCGTTCCATGATCTTCTGGGTGACGGGGACCTCGTAGTACAGACTCGTACCCAGATCGAGCTGTACGACGTCCCAGAGGTAGTTCAAGTAGCGGAGCCACACCGGCTGATCGAGCCCGTACTTCGCACGGATGGCGGCGGCCTGCTGGGCGCTGGGTGACGGCCCGAGCATGATGCTCACGGGGTCACCAGGCATCGCCTCCATGAGGAAGTACGTGATAGTGACGACTCCCAGCAGGACCGGAATCGCCTGTAGGATCCGTCGGATCGTGTACTGTGCGCGTCCCATAGTCTCTACTGTCGTATGGCTTGCTTTCGCACGACGGTATATAAATTCGCGGAAGCGGCGTTCGGGGCCGCTCCTGTCAGTTTACGCCCGATTCGGGGGCTGCGTTACTTGTCGACCGAAACGTTGTTGTGTCCGGTCGTCAGGTGGAACGAGTCCACCGGGTGCGACTGGAAGTCCTCGACGTAGTCCTTCACGCCGAAGGAGTTCTTGAGGTTGTACGCAGGGATGTGCGCACGGTCCTCGAGGATCGAGGTGATCGCCTCGGTGTACAGCTGCTTGCGCTCCTCGCGGTCGGCGGACTGACGCGCGTCGACGAGCTTCTGCGCGGCGTCCTTACCCTTCTGGCTGTTGGCGCCGTAGTACGTCCCGTTCGTGACACCGAGGGTGTCCTCGGTGCGGCCGAACAGGTAGTACGTGAACGCGTCGGGGTCGGGGGTGCCGGACCAGCCGAGCGTGTACATGTTGTAGTCGTCCTCGCTACCCGTGACGTACGCCTCGAGGAACGCGCCCCAGTCCAGCCGCTGGACGGAGACGTTGTTGAAGCCGGCCTCCTTGAGGCCGTTCGACACCGAGATGCCGATCTGTTCGCGCTTGTCGTCCGGCGGCACGATGATCTTCCAGTTGTAGTCCATCGAGACGCCGGCCTCGTTGAACAGCTCCGTGGCGGCGTCGATGTCCTTGTCGTGGGGGATCTGCTGCCACTCGTCGATCGGGAAGCCCCAGTCCTCGGTGATCGAGGCGGGCGTCGGCGCGTACTGGCGGACACCGGTCGGCTCGACGTACTGCTCGACGGCGGTGTCCATCGAGAAGCAGTAGTCGATCGCCTCACGCACCTTGGGGTCGGCGGTCGGCCCCTCGTTGCAGTTGAACGCGAGGTAGAAGTAGCCGATGCCGGGCACCTCGTCGATGCTCGCGTCCTCGATGCTGCGCACCGTGGAGTAGAGCTTCGGCGGAATCTCCTCGACCACGTCGTTCTCGCCGTTGCGGAGCGTGGTGACGCGGGTCGTCGCCTCCGTGATCGGCGTGAAGTGGATCTTCTCGAGGTTCGCCATCGGCTCGCCCCAGTAGTCCTCGTTGCGGACGATGTCGACGTAGTCACCCTCCTGCCAGCTGTCGAAGGCGAACGGGCCGGAGCCGACCGGCATCTCCGTGTTGAACGCCTCCTTGTCGTCCTCGCGGACGGACTTCGGGACGACCGAACCCGCCGCGAGCGTGTTCATGAACGGCCCGAACGGGTACTTCAGGTTGAAGATGATCGTGTCGTCGCCCTCCGTCTCGACGGAGTCGATCATGTTGAACTCCGAGGCGTTCTGGGTCTCCTCTGCGACCGGGGCCTCGAAGCTGTACTTCACGTCCTCGGGGGTGACGGGGTCGCCGTTGGAGAACGTCGCCTCCGTCGTCATCGTGACCGTATAGGTCGTCCCGTCTTCGCTGACCTCGGGCTCGCCCGTCGCGAGTTCCGGCACGATGCCGGTACCTTCGTCGTAGGCGTACAGCCCCTCGAAGATCTGACTGGCGACCTGCGAGGACGGCACGTCGTTGAGCACGATCGGGTCGAACTCCAGCGGGCTCTTGACGAGCGCGAGGTTGAGCGTCCCGCCGCTCATGCTCTCGCTGTCCGATCCACTGTCGGAGTCGGTGTCGGAGCCGCTGTCGGAGTCGGAGCCGCTGTCCGTGCTCTCACCGTCGCTCTGGCCACCGTCGCCGCCCACACAGCCAGAGACAGCCGCGACGCCCGCGGCGCCAGTTCCGGTGAGGAACTTCCGGCGATTCATCCTGTCGAAAACGCGAGTAACATCGTCTTCTGTCATGGTTGTAGTACCCAAACTGGGATAGAGTGTTGTCGTGATTTCCCACATAAATACTTGTTGCTGTGCGTGTGGTTCACGTACATAGTCGTTGAACTGTGATCGGATCGGAACGTCGATGGTGGCTGACCGCCGACACCGGCTATGCGCCAGTTCGTCGTCTGCGGCCACGACGCGCCGACCACCCCCGAGTTCAGCCTCGACGACCTCGCGGGCGGGGCGGGGCGGCTCGACCTGCTGTGTCGGTGTGTGAACGCGGGACTGCTCCTCTCACACGGGATCCGCGAGGACAGTCGGGTCCACCTCGTGCTCGGGGACGCGTACACGGTCCGCTTCGACGGCGCGACCGCTCGCGGCCTCCACCCCGACGAGCGCACGACCGCCGCGCGCGTGCGAGACGCACTCGACGTCCGAGAGAACGCGATCGGTCACATGCCCGCCGAGGTGTCGCCGGGCGTCGAGTTGTACCGGATGGGCCTCGCGGACACGCTCGACGCGCTCGACGGGACGCTCGTCCAGCTCCACGAGGACGGCGACCCGGTCGCCGAAGTCGACCCGCCCGCGGACCCAGTGTTCGTCCTCTCGGACCACTCGGACTTCACCGACGACGAGGCCGCCCTCCTCGCCGACCGCGCCGACCGGCGGGTCCGCCTCGGCCCCGAAGCGATCCACGCAGACCACGCGATCAGCGTTGCCAACAACTACCTCGACACGGCCGGGTACACGCGGTACTAGCGCGGTTCACGGACCTGCCGTGTCACGCCGTCAACCGGGCGACCGGGGCCCGTCGTCCGGTCGGAGTGCTCGGGGTTCGGAAGCCTTAACAGAACGCCCGGCTTTCTTCGACTTGCGGGCCGGTGGGGTAGCTTGGTATCCTTCGGCCTTCGGGTGGCCGTAACCGCGATTCAAATTCGCGCCGGCCCACTTCCCGCATTCTACACTCGCGAGCCGTGGCTGTTTGCGACGAATGGTGACCGTTCGGAACCGACCGACGCCCACCGCCGCGGTCGTCAGGCATCGGTCGTCAGTCGCCCTCGTCCTCTGGCGGACGGTTTCGGTAGACGGAACTGACGCGTCGGCTGACGGTGCTCGGTGGTTGCCGTTCGGCGCCACAGCGTCGTCACTGGTCGACGAAGTGAACCGAGAGAGAAGGGGGGGACCGGCTTACAGTTCGACGGCTTCCTTCTGGCCGAGCGACTCGGGCACCGTGAAGCGGATGCTCGTGGTCGCGCCGGACATCGTGTTGATCTTGATCGTAACCTCGTCGCCCTCGTTGAGGTTCCCGTTGATCTGACCCGTCTCGAACACGAGGTTCAGACGGTCGTCAGCGTCGTTGAGCACGTGGGGGTTCGCGCCGTCGGCGTTCTTGACCGACTGGTAGGAGTACTCACCACTGTTCAGCCCAGCGGCGAGCGAATCGTACTCGCTGGTCGTGTTCGCGACCAACTGGCTCGTCCCGCTCGGACCGATCCAGGTGACAGTGGCATTGTGGATGTCGATCTCACCGGCACCGGCGCCCTGCGTGACGGTGACGTTCACGACGTCGACGACCTCGTTCCCGGAGGTCCCGGTGACGTTCCCGACCGTCGCGACCTCCTGCAGGCGGTTACTGACCTGCTTACTCGATTGTTGACCCGTCTCCTGCGACTTGCTCTGGAGGAAGCCGGCGGTGTTGATCAGGACGCCCGCGGCGATCGCCGCCACGAG
The DNA window shown above is from Halobaculum marinum and carries:
- the ggt gene encoding gamma-glutamyltransferase yields the protein MDDPDIDRFASRRSTVYGQRGVVATSQPLASQAGISVLEDGGNAFDAAVATAAALNVVEPTSTGLGGDVFALYRTADGEVGAMRSCGPAPADATIENVREAVAAEEDVDPADAEMPDTGAHAVTVPGTARGWEATAERFGRKSLADLLQPAIRYATEGYPVSEVVSAQWQHGEELFETENARDAFLFDGEAPDVGQHVTLPKLGASLELIAEEGADVVYEGEIAEQIAAEVQEQGGFMTVDDLAAFEPEFPEPVSTTYNGTEVYELPPNNQGLIALEALNIAEELGAAEYDYDSPERVHYFSEALKLAFHDGHRYITDPEFEDHPPLASKDWAATRAQEVGEECNDDVTFGVPDANAEDADTVLLCVADDEGNVVSYINSRFAGFGSGVVAGDTGIALQNRGSSFSLDPDHPNSLQPGKRPFHTLIPALADFAPDDDATDDWAAFGVMGGYMQPQGHVQLISNIVDYDQPLQTALDSARWRYREEGSLALEPQFDGNVASKLVRKGHDVKTLPPALFGGAQIVRNEDGVLSGATEPRKDGNAQGY
- a CDS encoding ABC transporter ATP-binding protein; amino-acid sequence: MSDGDVLGNGAAAVEDEDTILSVQGLTKHFSQSDGMLSGLWDEPPVRAVEDVSFDVKRGETLGLVGESGCGKSTLARTILRLVDPTDGAVYFNGDNLAELSGSDLRECRRDMQMIFQDPQSSLDPRMKVGPIVEEPMKAHGLYEGEREERARELLEKVGLDPHHYNRYPHQFSGGQRQRINLARALSVNPDFIVCDEPVSALDVSIQAQVLNTMQELQDEFGLTYLFIAHDLSVIRHISDRVAVMYLGQMVELAETEELFEHPKHPYTEALLDSIPVPDPRATGTRSVLEGDVPSPIEPPSGCRFRTRCPKLIQPDEFSMSDDEWAAVREFARAVKRRTFEAADGQSVRAQFFPDGTPSGSAGSTVETAIEEIADDEWDAASERLVSTFADASICATEKPSYAVEPTVGDGEHFAACHLHREDIEAPAPADD
- a CDS encoding ABC transporter ATP-binding protein; this translates as MSEPLLKVENLKTQFFTEEGTVRAVDGVNFEVGEGELVGLVGESGAGKSVAAQSIMRLVEEPGRIVDGTVTFDGKKLVDIQETPDGRMEPSDEMLTNREMREQVRGREIAIVFQDPMESLNPVFKVGDQLREFIELNRDVGAKEAKTIAVDMLREVGIPEPEIRYDDYPHEFSGGMRQRVLIAMALACEPRLIIADEPTTALDVTVEGQILDLVSDLQERYNTAFLWVTHDMGVVAEICDRVNVMYLGEVVEEAEVDDMFHDTKHPYTEALLRSMPRPDRSVEALDPIKGVMPEAINPPSGCRFHTRCPEAREACKEFHPQFHDVSESVEQPHSVSCIKYEDVGYEHSEPLETEATGAFAGGLAEMRGADAAEAADAGGETDE
- a CDS encoding ABC transporter permease; translated protein: MATTTDTEARTDGESQAIDADDDQPAANVGWRYTVKQVRRDPTALAGLAIIGVATFVAAVAFLDQIVLPLFGIEQYAIAQAVWVSPNAEVGSQLLPPAMTTNVFGEGTWAHPLGTDDRGRDILARLFYGTRIAISVGVVATTISLVFGMIVGSVAGYYGGRIDDVLMRAVETLYAIPFLVLVIVFMVAFGRNLTFAMIGVGIANIPTFARLIRSRVLSVREEDYIEAARAAGVRDRNIIFRHVIPNSFAPVLVQATLQIGVAILIVAGLSFLGYGAQPPTPSWGQMLSQSRDYMLPDPWFSIWPGVAILVTVVGFNLLGDGLRDALDPRINN
- a CDS encoding ABC transporter permease — its product is MGRAQYTIRRILQAIPVLLGVVTITYFLMEAMPGDPVSIMLGPSPSAQQAAAIRAKYGLDQPVWLRYLNYLWDVVQLDLGTSLYYEVPVTQKIMERLPVTVLLLVSSFAFAIVTSIPLGIISAQRRNKPTDHVARIVALLGVSTPSFWIGLVLIILFAYQVNWFPATNLVLPWASPAEVGVDSQLDVILESLHHLVLPTLSLGTLQMAALTRIERSSMLEVLGEEYVKLARAYGVKESTILRKHAFRNAQLPLITLLGLQLTSAIGGAVLTETVFSINGMGTLIITAINNQDFALVVGTTLVLGLVFVVGVILTDLSYAYIDPRVTFEEAD
- a CDS encoding ABC transporter substrate-binding protein, producing MNRRKFLTGTGAAGVAAVSGCVGGDGGQSDGESTDSGSDSDSGSDTDSDSGSDSESMSGGTLNLALVKSPLEFDPIVLNDVPSSQVASQIFEGLYAYDEGTGIVPELATGEPEVSEDGTTYTVTMTTEATFSNGDPVTPEDVKYSFEAPVAEETQNASEFNMIDSVETEGDDTIIFNLKYPFGPFMNTLAAGSVVPKSVREDDKEAFNTEMPVGSGPFAFDSWQEGDYVDIVRNEDYWGEPMANLEKIHFTPITEATTRVTTLRNGENDVVEEIPPKLYSTVRSIEDASIDEVPGIGYFYLAFNCNEGPTADPKVREAIDYCFSMDTAVEQYVEPTGVRQYAPTPASITEDWGFPIDEWQQIPHDKDIDAATELFNEAGVSMDYNWKIIVPPDDKREQIGISVSNGLKEAGFNNVSVQRLDWGAFLEAYVTGSEDDYNMYTLGWSGTPDPDAFTYYLFGRTEDTLGVTNGTYYGANSQKGKDAAQKLVDARQSADREERKQLYTEAITSILEDRAHIPAYNLKNSFGVKDYVEDFQSHPVDSFHLTTGHNNVSVDK
- the trmY gene encoding tRNA (pseudouridine(54)-N(1))-methyltransferase TrmY, producing MRQFVVCGHDAPTTPEFSLDDLAGGAGRLDLLCRCVNAGLLLSHGIREDSRVHLVLGDAYTVRFDGATARGLHPDERTTAARVRDALDVRENAIGHMPAEVSPGVELYRMGLADTLDALDGTLVQLHEDGDPVAEVDPPADPVFVLSDHSDFTDDEAALLADRADRRVRLGPEAIHADHAISVANNYLDTAGYTRY
- a CDS encoding archaellin/type IV pilin N-terminal domain-containing protein, translated to MFEFITDEEERGQVGIGTLIVFIAMVLVAAIAAGVLINTAGFLQSKSQETGQQSSKQVSNRLQEVATVGNVTGTSGNEVVDVVNVTVTQGAGAGEIDIHNATVTWIGPSGTSQLVANTTSEYDSLAAGLNSGEYSYQSVKNADGANPHVLNDADDRLNLVFETGQINGNLNEGDEVTIKINTMSGATTSIRFTVPESLGQKEAVEL